TTTATTCCAATCTGTACagtcgttcgcatactcctcccctgaCAAGCattcctgtcaccatgggaatgcctgtgggttagaaaatactatCTGAGTATGCGAACGACCATACAGATTGGAATAAAaatgtgaatattctaaataacgaaaaaaaataattatatataaaatataatattgggggggggtggAGCCTCAgactgagtgctgtctgcatcttttgtgcccccccccccccccattaaagtgaataggtccgcatctgagcaGCAAAAAAATTGCGGCTCGGATGgggaccataactacggtcgtgtgcatgaggccttactccagACATAATGTCCAACTGGCCTTGCAGCAAATTCTGGTGAAGAACCTAGTGTTAGCTTCAGCTTACTATTAACAGGCAATTTCTAATTTTGCTGACTGAAGTTCTTAACTGTGACCATAGTATTTCCTTACATCATATGATGAGTTTCTGCTACCACAACTGTACCTGGTCTGTTTTTAATTGGCTAAAACACTGCCATAAGCTTAAGCCTACCTTTTTAGCCCCTTTAGTATTCCAAAATGGCACCTTCAGCCTGTCTGCACAGGGAAGAAAACCATTCATCGCTTTGCTCGTGGAGAATCCAATCTCACCCCGAAACCAATTAACAGATCCCTTAATCAAGTATAGCAAAATaaactcttccccccccccccccccccaccatatcTTTATCAACGCTAATATTTAACTAGACTAACAAACCAATGTTGTAATGCGTTTCTGCACCTTGTCAGTAAATGTCCAGTGTATTAAACTGGGATCATCAATAATACTATAATAGTAGAGCAGAGCGTTTGAATGTTCAATCTTCTTCAATTTACAAACTTTAAGAATAAACAGATTTAAAAAATCAAGTTATTCCAACCAAtggtcaaataatttttttttttttttttttggtatcgcTTCGGCTGCGTTGCTGAATCTTACAAAAAATTTGCTTGACCAATtgttttgtcacaaagcacagtTCTTTGTAAGTACCGGGCGCAATGACTACTGGGGGTGGCTATTGTTTCACCTGTCACTCAACCCTCGGGTGCCAGGTTCATTGCGGATTGTGGCATCTGAAATGAATATTAAGGTCTGATCAGGGGGTtgatcagtttaaaaaaataaataaaaattgtacttgccttatccatttgagcataAAGAGGCCGTCCtggccatcttgtttgaagatccaGCACAAAATCTCATGCGGCAGGGGATGTCATGCGTCACcgcgcacaagattttgcgctggaacgtcaagcaagatggctgcagcAGCCTCTTCACTCTCAAATGGAGTTAAGTatgattgatttttatttttaatgccatttcagagaaaattgatttgttaccatgaagcacgaggaattttggctttgcggcaaatttaattttccttgaaatttggattgaagtccactttgacTGCTTCGCTCAAAACTAGCCGTGTTTTCCATTTGTTCCTCTTCTACTTTTATAACAATTCATCTATGTTTTGCATTGAATCTTTTGAATCTGAACCTCTCTCCTATGTTCATTGTGTTTCCCAATAGGCAGTGATACCTGTACGTGTTACTGCTGACCAGTTGGAAGCAAAACTCAGGTTACTGGAGTCTCGAGTGAATAATGAAGATAGATCCAAAAAGCTATCTGTTCTGGGACCAGAGGAAATTCTCAGATTCTTTGAGTCCAAGACAAAAGAACAATTGCTTCCTGGTGGATTGCTAGTTCAAGGTTGGTTTCCTATTGCCGCTCAGAAGTCCAACCTAGATCTTCTACTGAAACGAGAGATTGTCTGGATTTATTCACATCCTGGGGATTCTAGTGATTCTGCATCTTCTTCCAAGGTCACACCTGGCAGTAATGGCCCCCAAGCCTCTCCAGAAGGGTTTCTTAGCCTTGGTTCTAAACCATTTCTAGTGCCTATTGCAGACAAAGTATACTATATAGATATCGACCTGTTTGGAAACGATCCATCTTGTGCTAAGGTCCATGTTCTAGAGCAGTTGAAAATCGGAGTAAAAGGATTGCCGTCAGGGAGTGGTATACTATTTATCATATATGCAGAGGAGAGTCTCCGGACTGAGCTTGTCCAACTGTGTGAAGGGTTGAATATATTCTATTTTTTGAAGGAGCAGAATATTTTTGAAAGGGAGACCAAGcttgattgaattccacttcccAGTCTTGGCAAGCTCTTATTTTGCATTTAAGAATCTGTCCAAAGACCCCATTTCTAtggcctctttcatacgagctggttttccgcacgggtgtgaTGCGCTACATGAACCatggcacccacactgaatcctgaccctctcatttcaatgggtctgtgttcatgactttttttttttggcgcagGTGCAATTGCAGACCAAACTAACTgaattgcttgcgaaatggtaCAAATTTCACTGATTTGGCTCGGGATACAATCAGTTTTGTTCGTGTGAAAGGCGCCTATAGGTTTGATGTTAAAATGCAGTGCTAAGTTTTTCAAAACCTTGATTCCTATGAATCTGTCTTCCATTCCTTCAACCAAAAAGATTAGGAGGACCGGTGTTTAACCTCTATTGTGCTGTTGGCACAATAGAGGTTAAACTGGGTGACAACTGGTGGCACATAAGTTTTCTCCTTCCATGGAGGTTACAGGGTAGTAATCCCAGATCTAGTGCCTGGGCGCCCAAAAGTGcttctaccaaaaaaaaaaaaaaaatattacaaatggAACAAGCTATTTATGATACAGTAGCAGATTTAGTTGAGTGACACACTGGACCTCCTCCTGACCACACAATGTAAATATACCTTGGGAGTCGGgtatttaaagatggtgcccgcttGTGAGCACCATAGCTGCCAGGAGCCTGCTGTTTTAAACGGATACCTGATGCTAATGTATTAAACAGATCCCCATAGTGGGGATTGAGGAAGCGGCTTGGTTGGTGCAGTAGCCTTGGTCCTCCTGAATGAGCTGAGGATTCCACAGCTATGTTCCTATGAAGaccttggagaaaaaaaaattataaaaaaaatctatttgttgTGCTGGCTGTACAATTTATGGTATCCTGATTAAAACctaataaaaactgtttaaaaatatatatattttgggaaTATGATTGGCAAATGGGGGATGAGCTCATTTGTTGAAATTCTGAGTCCGATTTGACAGAATTTGTCAAAGTTGAATTCATGTTTGGGGTAGAAGTCAATCAAAAGTGCTCCGACTGGCCTGATTGGTATGacactgaggtctcctaggactccttttatatattatatttttttttttttcacctaaatttagctttttcacTCCTCCTTTTTAAGCACTTTAATTCAATGACTGCAATAGTAAATGGCAGTGTGACACTGGATATAgtgtgtaataaaaaataatagtgtgtgtggtgttgtgtttttttttttttttttttttcccccttccttctcacagctgaggttgCTGCCTGGGAATCTAAATCCCAGCTCCAAAAACTGGTTCTGGAATGCTGTTAACACACAAAACCCAGCTCTTAcgtcactgaggccaggaacctctgtgacgCGTATCTGCCATCCACTGCAGTACCTGCACCACTAGATTTGTCTATTAGTTGATGTTAACTAACACACTGCACCGtcacatttgttatgctttttaaactaaaggggttttcctggattttaatatcaatggcttatcctcaggataggtcatgaatatcagatcggtgggggtctgacacttgggacccccatcaatcagctggttgaagagaaggagaGGTTGGTACCTGTTTGACTTTGGATTCCTGTTTTAATAATAATTCAAGTCGTAGAATCGAAGGCCGACGTTCACCAAAGTCGTGCACAACTTCggatgtacagcattaaaacaaagttttgtaACCAATTGAGTTgctagttttttttaatattaatcctggaaacccctttttaAAAATTTCCATATTGGGGGCAGATGCTGCTTAAATACACacggggtcatttactaaccagaaatatgTCCATTAGGGgtgtttctggcacagattgcagtgcaaaggtcATTTGCGCTGCAATCTACGACTTtttctcacgccaggtctaaaaaagggggacaGGCCAGCAGGTCCATCTCATCATTTTGTACaattgttttaggtgtagaaaatgatctaaTTTTACACCAGCAAAAGAACTGACGTAGATTTAGAAGCAAcggtggatctgctgaagttatgtagaggccgtgcTTGTTCTAAATGAGCCTAAAAAATAgtctattttttaaaaatttatttgGGTACAGCATGGATGTAGAAAGGCTAAAGTGTTTAGGAATAGTAGCGGCAAAGCATGGGACAGACAAGGAAGAAGTTGTGAGTGTGGCTGTATAGGCGGCATAGTAGTGGTGGGTGTGTACGGGTAGTGGCAGAAGGGGGATCAGCAGTGATATTGGCAGCAGCTATACAGTAGGCAACATTATGacaggcagacagtggcatgaTTAGGCTGGCGATAAATAGCAACCGTCAGCAATGGCTGATCTAGGCATTGGCGTCAATCaaatgtgtgtgaaaatcctAACTGATCCATGCAGGTTTATTATGACAAAAATGTTTTGTATGCTTGTGGAGGACAATTTTGTCTGTTTGGGAGTGATGATGCCACCTTCTGAGCTGAATACCCTCTCTGAGATGATGCTGGAGCCTGGACAAGACAGTAAAGCAGCCAGTActggccactgttccaatctcCTGGCCTAGACGTCCATGGGGTCGGGGAACATGGTATGTGCCAAAGAGAGGCCAGAGTCTTGGTAGGGCTGAACCTTGGTGTTCAGGCAGTATATCTCAATTTGCTGATTTTCATCAGCCTGATGCGGCACATGAAGAAAACTGCTCTATCCTATTAATGACCTGCAAGCATACAGTTTGCAATGCTCTCCAGCATGCCCGAAGACCTAGTTCTTTTGGGCTCCGCCCACCACTGTGATGATTGTTCATCATGGACAATGTCTTCATTATCGGCCTCAACCTCCTGCACCACCAACTCCTCcattgccacctcctctactggaggctcctcatcctcctccttcacTTTCTCCAACAGCTACAAGGCCTGCAGATGACAGGcgccgctcttagaatcactgcacacttcacttatttggggagTCACGGGggccaaataactcaagcatgagccttacaggtcgatgttggcgcaaagaagaagcacactcctttttacactgtcgtcagctgattccacatagatgtctacagacatctacatctgttctattaaacgcttatacaagtagagcccccggacagagtggagagggtgtcagcagtaggtttgtgttgacatcactgattattttgcccttcctctgatcagtcacaacaataacccacaaacggatccgttctgtgtcctccttcacttggtcagcattagagatggccttgtggtttgccTGGCAGTCGTTTCGCGGTGATCTTTGCACGTTTGTGATTCGCAAGGGGtctggcagtccctggtagccgggcccctgctgtatccgccggtaTCACtaaccgcgacatagaagtggtttgcggcgggtgaaggagtgcatcgagtccccgcactgctgtggcgtGGACTcaatgtgtcagaaggcagcctgatgccttgcacggcatcgggacctgcctttttacgggtgccgaggagatccagccttaggctgggtctcctaggcaaactgttagtgtactactcactgtggtacacgaacaggcaatgcattacaatacaaatgtattgtaatgcattgcagaggggatcagacctccaaaagttgaagtctcagagtgggacagaaaaaaatgaaagtgttttcgattaaaaaaaagtttaaaaaagaaaaaaaatatattttataataaaaatatcacatgatccatcctgtCCGATAGATaccgtaaaaaaaagcaatttttgtcaccatacatcgcTAAAAGTGAaatgccaagcgatcaaaaaggcatatgccccaaaaaatagtaccaacctaatggtcacctcatcccgctaataaataaaaaactatggctctcagactgagacactaaaatataatatatttatatacattttgttaatgcttttattgtgttaaatgtaaaaaaaaaaaccattaggtatcgccacatccgtaacaacatgctctataaaaataccacatgagctaacccctcaggtgaatactagTCCCTTTAGGACATCACTCTCGTTCTATATTTTAAGGTATACCATTAAAGTCTAACATTTTAAGTATACAACAATTCAAACGTCCAGTGAtcagaacactgtaaaaataaataaaaaaatctaataaaaatggtatcaaaaagtcattttgtcactttacattacaaaaagtgtaatagcaagcgatcaaacagtcatacgcaccccaaaatagtaccaatcaaaccgtcgtctgatactgaaaaaaattagcccctacataactcagtcacccaaaaaataaaaaaaaatatggctttcagaatatggaaacacaaaaatattttttttcaaaaattctttatgtaaaactgaaacaaacaaccataaaaaaaagtagtcatatttggtattgtcgcttcCATAACAACATGCggctataaaaatagctcataatctaacttgtcagatgaccgttgcaaataaaataaaaaatagaagtgccaaaacagctattttttgttaccttgcctcggaaaaagtgtaatatagagcaaacaaaattcatctgtaccctaaaatagtaccaacaaaactgccaccttatcccgttgtttccaaaatggggtcacttttttgtagtttctactctaggggtgcaaaagggggtcttcaaatgtgacataagttaaaattatcctggtaaaatctgccctccaaaaaccatatagtattcctttccttctgcagcctgccgtgtgcctgtacagctatttatgaccacatatggggtgtttctgtaaactacagaataagggcaataaatattgagttttatttggctgttaacctttgctttgttagcggaaagaaaatgattaaaatggaaaatctgcaaaaaaagtgaaaatctgaaatttcatctccattttccatcaattcttgtggagcacctaaagggttagcaatgtttgtaaaaatcagtttttaataccttcaggggtgtagtttctaaaatggggtcatttgtgggtggtttttattatgtaagcctcacaaagtgacttcagacctgaactggtcctttttttttaaaaaaaaagtgtgttttggaaattttctgaaaaatgttaagctgtccccaaaaattaaaatggcattcacaaaaggatccaaacatgaagtagacatatgggaaatgtaaagtaataactattatgagatatcactatctgttttaaaagcagagaaatagaaatttgtaaagttgcaaaattttggtatttattttttttttttataaaaaaaatgaaatattttgattcaaatttaccactgtcatgaagtacaatatgtatgtgacgagaaaaactctcagtaaaagcgttttaacctcttaaggacacatgacgtactggtacgtcctgaTGTCCTGGGACTTAAGGAcacatgtatggttccgatcactgccgccaggcgggcggtgatcggaaccctgtgcctgctcaaatcaatgtcggtgatcgcagaaaaccgcaggtcaattcagacctgcggttttcagcatttccgggttattcgggtctctgaagacccgataacccggaacaggatggtgatggtggtgtgatttcaccccaccaatcactatccagcgatcctgagtggtgatggtgacatcaccactcaggatcgcctctgattggtctgtggtcgggacggcggcagattcaaaagatgcaggcgctcctctcctcctccttttgtgttccggagccggaggagagaggagctgcctggacGTCGTCAGTCTGTGCcacccaggacccgatctgtgccccagcaccccccccccccccatctgaacagcaggtacatagggaaagcatagggaaagtttgggttaggcagggaaaaaaaatgggaaagttagtttgttcaactttcattgcatcaccctaagttagggtgtctggggtccacagcacagctttgtaaccctagaccccccaggggtgctgtcgcttccccctcccccacttttttgggggtgcaggattttttttatttttttgtgtacgctgactgtggccggcactcttagtgtccagccactgttagcgcatcgcacaccccaccgctgatcaacttcggatgtttttttttttttttcacattttttggccttttttttagttatttttttttcttttttctgttagttttagggtgagtttgtgaacacccgtgcccccacacacaaaataaagatttccacacacgcacatacacacgcagacacacactgccctatggcccaccggacgttctcggccgaggaggcatatgcccacctTGCCTCTGACTCAGAGAGTCCCTGTGAGGACGAAGATGacccccacattcctgttgtcatccacgtcctcctcatcatccagagatgatgatgagcccccaaggcggtggaGCAAGGGgatcgccatgttagggaccctgtggcccagcctagtacgagcagctctggggctcgtactggtttcccggcccaccggTTAAAGCCACAGGAGtgccctgccggtgaactagtctggtgtagcctacagcgatacgagcccgtgattcctgattttgtaggccaatcaggaatccagatttccacagtggactacactgaatatgacttttttttgttgtcattttttcagtgacccactggtaaatctgatggtggagcagacaaatctgTACTCCCAACAGTTctttgctcaacacccgggctcctttttggccagggcTGGTGGCTGGACGCTggcagtgcagccgaaatgaggacattttggggcctcgtgctgcatatgggcctggtcaagaaacccagtgtcaggctgtactggagtggggatgtcctataccagaccccactttacagtacggccatgacacgctcccggtttgaggcctgaaatgtctgcattattccgataatgcagcatgtcccccccgaggtgatcctgcccatgaccgtctgtataagatacggccggtcatcgatcactttggggccaaattcatggaggcctatgtacctagaAGGGAGgtagcggttgatgagtctctcattgcgttcaaggggagactcattttcccccagtatgtgccctccaagtgggcgaggtatggcgtgaagctatataAAATTTGTGAgaatacctcagggtacacttacaaatttcgtgtatacgaggggcgagatttccggattcaacccccagcatgtccccccactctgggtgttaccgggaaacttgtgtgggaccttatgtacccactgctggataagggttaccac
The Bufo gargarizans isolate SCDJY-AF-19 chromosome 2, ASM1485885v1, whole genome shotgun sequence genome window above contains:
- the LOC122927163 gene encoding histidine N-acetyltransferase-like, translating into MSVPTSVPKIDFSPATAEDYEELMSISSGLFNGTDYFPVMYHKWLKEPQRRMFVARCEGKVVGFECFIVVDDGTTAVVEGLRVAAEMRRRGVGGVIERFCWDVICSDYPEVIRVRFSRSENPPAIMVETCNRITCKAVIPVRVTADQLEAKLRLLESRVNNEDRSKKLSVLGPEEILRFFESKTKEQLLPGGLLVQGWFPIAAQKSNLDLLLKREIVWIYSHPGDSSDSASSSKVTPGSNGPQASPEGFLSLGSKPFLVPIADKVYYIDIDLFGNDPSCAKVHVLEQLKIGVKGLPSGSGILFIIYAEESLRTELVQLCEGLNIFYFLKEQNIFERETKLD